A single window of Brevundimonas naejangsanensis DNA harbors:
- a CDS encoding baseplate multidomain protein megatron: MAQVLLGGLGGMAGVSSLGLLAGGLLGRALDDRLVAGLSPARQVGPRLEGLKLQSSAEGAPMACVFGRARVTGQVIWAARFLERKEKRSAGKAGKTIDYAYSLSFAVALCEGPIDGVGRVWADGQPMDMTGVTMRLHRGTKDQMPDPLIEAVEGRAPAYRGTAYVVFEDLPLDAYGDRAPQLSFEVFRRPQGAEPQMEDRLEGVCLIPGAGEFCLATEPVMRREGLTKSTPENVHLTAGQTDLEASLDQLTAQAPRLKRVSLVVGWFGDDICMSHCRIRPGVERRQKPTEPLVWRVAGVERADAHLISQVEDGPAYGGTPSDDSVRQAIRALKARGLEVTLYPFVFMDCPGYPWRGRIEGTDGAGATAEVAALFGTADGWGLRRLALHYAKIGAEEGADGLLIGSEMRGLTWTRDAGGGFPAVAQLRTLAAECRAVVGPGVKLSYAADWSEYFGWQREGEVRFHLDPLWADPNIDYVAIDWYPPMGDWRGGDGGVDAQAFRGPSDPAYLAAQVAGGEGYDWFYANAADRAAQRRTAIEDGAHGEAWIWRYKDLKGWWSNPHHERIGGARQAAPTAWVPQMKPIRLTEFGCAAVDRGGNAPNLFQDPKSSENALPPYSTGARDDRMQRRLIEAVLTHYAQPANNPISGVYGGPMLQGADVWCWDARPYPAFPALAEVWADAGAWRTGHWLNGRMGGDARGLIEAILKRGGLAETDYTVGAVDGAVTGYVIDRPMATKDALAPLIQTLGATAAERDGRVAVLGETAREMMLHQAALALPDKGGSAAAERRLTPRPSAARLRFIDEAADYQLGAVTVRGDGEGGGVDAALPAVVGAGLATAAAQRLLQGEAAEQLTLKLGPLEALKLEPGDVAAVEGRAGDWRVERLDWDETPRAVLTPVVEAVVVDAPEDWRGDGGGATTAGAPFLMLLDLPPLPGEEGDGRSVVAAAAEPWRPMALHGGASVDSLTPRAVVETPATVGTLTAPLRPGVVGRWDETAVLNVRIEGQAPQSRAAEAVLSGANVLAVRSGEGWELVQFRRAELVGGDVWRLSGLLRGQQGTEEAAARGAEAGALVVVLERGMARAEVDAAERGLPRIWRAGPAGAPPGGAGTTEVGFTWANRNAAPWRSAHLRAVAEGGGWRLSWTPRVRLGGDGWDAEPVEVDPRRFRMRVLDGAVVRRVWEVEGLTAVYGAAEVAADFPGGLGADAHVAVAQWGDGYGWGPEAVAGL, from the coding sequence GGGCGCTGGACGACCGGCTGGTGGCGGGCCTGTCGCCGGCGCGGCAGGTCGGGCCGAGGCTGGAGGGGCTGAAGCTGCAATCCTCGGCCGAGGGGGCGCCGATGGCCTGCGTCTTCGGTCGGGCGCGGGTGACGGGACAGGTGATCTGGGCCGCGCGGTTTCTGGAGCGCAAGGAGAAGCGCTCGGCCGGCAAGGCGGGAAAGACGATCGACTACGCCTATTCCCTGAGTTTCGCGGTGGCCCTGTGCGAGGGGCCGATCGACGGGGTGGGGCGCGTCTGGGCCGACGGCCAGCCGATGGACATGACGGGCGTGACCATGCGCCTGCATCGCGGGACCAAGGATCAGATGCCCGACCCGCTGATCGAGGCGGTGGAGGGACGGGCGCCCGCCTATCGCGGGACGGCCTATGTGGTGTTCGAGGACCTGCCGCTGGACGCCTATGGCGACCGGGCGCCGCAGCTGTCGTTTGAGGTGTTCCGTCGACCGCAGGGCGCCGAACCGCAGATGGAGGACCGACTGGAAGGCGTCTGCCTGATCCCCGGCGCGGGCGAGTTCTGTCTGGCGACCGAGCCGGTGATGCGGCGCGAGGGGCTGACGAAATCGACGCCCGAGAACGTGCATCTGACGGCGGGGCAGACGGATCTCGAGGCCTCGCTGGATCAGTTGACAGCCCAGGCGCCGAGGCTGAAACGGGTCAGTCTGGTGGTCGGCTGGTTCGGCGACGACATATGCATGAGCCATTGCCGCATCCGGCCGGGGGTGGAGCGGCGGCAGAAGCCGACCGAGCCGCTGGTCTGGCGCGTGGCCGGGGTCGAGCGGGCGGACGCGCATCTGATCTCACAGGTCGAGGATGGTCCGGCCTATGGCGGCACGCCCTCGGACGACAGCGTGCGGCAGGCGATCCGGGCGCTGAAGGCGCGCGGGCTGGAGGTGACGCTGTATCCCTTCGTCTTCATGGACTGCCCCGGCTATCCGTGGCGGGGACGCATTGAGGGGACGGACGGAGCGGGGGCGACGGCCGAGGTCGCGGCCCTGTTCGGGACGGCGGACGGCTGGGGCCTGCGTCGGCTGGCGCTGCACTATGCGAAGATCGGGGCCGAGGAGGGGGCGGACGGGCTGCTGATCGGCTCGGAGATGCGCGGGCTGACCTGGACGCGCGATGCGGGCGGGGGCTTTCCGGCGGTGGCGCAGTTGCGGACGCTGGCGGCCGAATGCCGGGCGGTGGTCGGGCCGGGAGTGAAGCTGAGCTACGCCGCTGACTGGTCGGAGTATTTCGGCTGGCAGAGAGAGGGGGAGGTAAGGTTTCACCTCGATCCTTTGTGGGCTGATCCGAACATCGATTACGTCGCCATCGACTGGTACCCGCCGATGGGGGACTGGCGCGGCGGCGACGGCGGGGTTGATGCACAAGCGTTCCGTGGACCGTCGGACCCGGCCTATCTGGCGGCGCAGGTGGCGGGCGGCGAGGGGTATGACTGGTTCTACGCCAACGCGGCGGACCGGGCGGCGCAGCGGCGCACGGCGATCGAGGACGGCGCCCACGGCGAGGCCTGGATCTGGCGCTACAAGGACCTGAAGGGCTGGTGGTCGAACCCGCACCATGAGCGCATCGGCGGCGCAAGACAGGCGGCGCCGACGGCCTGGGTTCCGCAGATGAAGCCGATCCGGCTGACCGAGTTCGGCTGTGCGGCCGTGGATCGCGGGGGCAATGCGCCGAACCTGTTCCAGGATCCGAAGAGCAGCGAGAACGCCCTGCCGCCGTACTCGACCGGAGCGCGCGACGACCGGATGCAGCGGCGGCTGATCGAGGCGGTGCTGACGCACTATGCGCAGCCGGCGAATAATCCGATCTCGGGCGTCTATGGCGGGCCGATGTTGCAGGGGGCGGACGTCTGGTGCTGGGACGCGCGGCCCTATCCGGCGTTTCCGGCGCTGGCTGAGGTGTGGGCGGACGCGGGCGCCTGGCGCACGGGGCACTGGCTTAACGGGCGGATGGGCGGCGATGCGCGCGGCCTGATCGAGGCGATCCTGAAGCGCGGCGGGTTGGCCGAGACGGACTATACGGTCGGGGCGGTGGACGGCGCGGTGACGGGCTATGTCATCGACCGGCCGATGGCGACGAAGGATGCGCTGGCGCCGCTGATTCAGACGCTGGGGGCGACGGCGGCGGAGCGGGATGGTCGGGTGGCCGTGTTGGGCGAGACGGCGCGGGAGATGATGTTGCATCAGGCGGCGCTGGCCCTGCCCGACAAGGGCGGGAGCGCGGCGGCGGAGCGGCGGCTGACGCCTCGGCCTAGCGCCGCGCGGCTGCGGTTTATCGATGAGGCGGCGGACTATCAGCTGGGCGCCGTGACGGTGCGCGGCGACGGCGAGGGCGGCGGCGTGGACGCGGCCCTGCCCGCCGTGGTCGGGGCCGGGCTGGCGACGGCGGCGGCGCAGCGGCTGTTGCAGGGCGAGGCGGCCGAGCAGCTGACGCTCAAGCTGGGGCCGCTGGAGGCGCTGAAGCTGGAGCCGGGCGATGTGGCCGCGGTGGAGGGACGTGCGGGCGACTGGCGCGTCGAGCGGCTGGACTGGGACGAGACGCCCAGGGCGGTGTTGACGCCCGTGGTCGAGGCGGTTGTCGTGGATGCGCCGGAGGACTGGCGCGGCGATGGGGGCGGGGCGACGACGGCGGGGGCGCCGTTCCTGATGCTGCTGGACCTGCCGCCGCTGCCGGGAGAGGAGGGGGATGGGCGGTCGGTGGTCGCGGCGGCGGCCGAGCCGTGGAGGCCGATGGCGCTGCATGGCGGCGCGTCGGTCGACAGTCTGACGCCAAGGGCGGTGGTGGAGACGCCCGCGACGGTGGGGACGCTGACGGCGCCCCTGCGGCCCGGCGTGGTCGGCCGCTGGGACGAGACGGCCGTGCTGAACGTGCGGATCGAGGGACAGGCGCCCCAGAGCCGGGCGGCCGAGGCGGTGCTGTCGGGCGCCAATGTGCTGGCGGTGCGCAGCGGAGAAGGATGGGAACTGGTGCAGTTCCGCCGGGCCGAACTGGTCGGCGGCGACGTGTGGCGTTTAAGCGGCCTGCTGCGCGGTCAGCAGGGGACGGAGGAAGCGGCCGCGCGCGGGGCGGAAGCGGGGGCGCTGGTCGTGGTGCTGGAGCGCGGCATGGCGCGCGCCGAGGTCGATGCGGCCGAGCGGGGACTGCCTCGGATCTGGCGGGCGGGGCCGGCAGGCGCGCCGCCGGGCGGGGCGGGGACGACGGAGGTCGGCTTCACCTGGGCCAACCGGAACGCGGCTCCGTGGCGATCGGCGCATCTGCGGGCTGTGGCGGAGGGCGGCGGATGGCGGTTGAGCTGGACGCCCCGCGTGCGTCTGGGCGGCGACGGATGGGACGCTGAGCCCGTCGAGGTCGATCCGAGGCGCTTCCGCATGCGGGTGCTGGACGGCGCTGTCGTGCGGCGGGTCTGGGAGGTCGAGGGGCTGACGGCCGTCTATGGCGCGGCCGAGGTCGCGGCGGACTTTCCAGGCGGGCTCGGGGCGGACGCGCACGTCGCGGTAGCCCAGTGGGGCGACGGATATGGCTGGGGCCCGGAGGCGGTGGCGGGATTGTGA
- a CDS encoding DnaJ C-terminal domain-containing protein: protein MAGDPYQELGVSKGASADEIKKAFRKLAKELHPDKNPGDKAAEERFKRITAAFDLLGDAEKRAKYDRGEIDADGREQFRGFGGAQGGRPGGGGFSGFGFGGRGEGGPGGRASFDDIDLEEIFGAFGGGGRSAGRGFGGGRGQDVRATLDISLEDAIAGTTRRIQFSDGRMLDVAIPKGAADGQTIRLKGQGAPGRGGQAGDALIELRIQPHPVFKRDGADLTMDLPVSVPDAVLGGKIQVPTPEGAVMMTIPKGSNSGKVLRLKGRGAYANGRRGDLMARLVVTLPEAPDDELVRFATEWRERRPYKPGR, encoded by the coding sequence TTGGCTGGCGATCCCTATCAGGAACTGGGCGTTTCCAAGGGCGCGAGCGCGGACGAGATCAAGAAGGCGTTCCGCAAGCTGGCCAAGGAACTGCACCCCGACAAGAACCCCGGCGACAAGGCGGCTGAGGAGCGGTTCAAGCGCATCACCGCCGCCTTCGACCTGCTGGGCGACGCCGAGAAGCGCGCGAAGTATGACCGCGGCGAGATCGACGCCGACGGCCGCGAACAATTTCGAGGCTTTGGCGGCGCTCAGGGCGGCCGGCCGGGCGGCGGCGGGTTCAGCGGCTTCGGCTTCGGCGGGCGCGGCGAGGGCGGCCCCGGCGGCCGGGCCAGCTTTGACGACATCGACCTGGAAGAAATCTTCGGCGCCTTCGGAGGCGGCGGACGCAGCGCCGGGCGCGGTTTCGGCGGCGGACGCGGGCAGGACGTGCGGGCCACCCTCGACATCAGTCTTGAGGACGCGATCGCCGGGACGACGCGGCGCATCCAGTTCTCGGACGGGCGGATGCTGGACGTGGCCATCCCCAAGGGCGCGGCGGACGGTCAGACGATCCGGCTGAAGGGGCAGGGCGCGCCGGGGCGCGGCGGTCAGGCGGGCGACGCGCTGATTGAGCTGCGTATCCAGCCGCATCCGGTGTTCAAGCGCGACGGCGCCGATCTGACGATGGACCTGCCGGTGTCGGTTCCGGATGCGGTGCTGGGCGGCAAGATCCAGGTGCCGACGCCGGAGGGTGCGGTGATGATGACCATTCCCAAAGGCTCCAACTCGGGCAAGGTGCTGCGGCTGAAGGGGCGCGGCGCCTATGCGAACGGCAGGCGCGGCGATCTGATGGCCAGGCTGGTGGTGACGCTGCCTGAGGCGCCAGACGACGAACTGGTCCGGTTTGCGACGGAATGGCGTGAGCGCCGGCCCTATAAGCCCGGCCGTTGA
- a CDS encoding phosphoserine transaminase, whose amino-acid sequence MTPKPAAKPARPWFSAGPTAKRPGWELAKLPTNLMGRGIRAPEVVERFAHGLRLTREVLSPPDDYVMLYTPGSDTGAVEAALWCMLGERPVQVIAYENFGLTWLADVKTHLGLEPEALTAPWGELPDLSKVDPKKDVVFPWNGTTSGVRVPDGDWIADDREGLTICDATSAAFAMDLPWDKLDVTTFSFQKALGGEAGVGVMVLSPRAVARLDSYRPDRAVPKVLRIADKTGFDRTLADGVVMNTFSVLTIEDWIDALDWAKAEGGLPALIARTDANYAALAEWVERTDWIAFLPDRPDIRSTTSVCLKFVDPRVAALDEAGQKAFVTRFKTLLEGEGAVYDMEPHRNAPPGLRLWCGCTIETADVVTATPWLEWAFQTAVGELAQSADG is encoded by the coding sequence ATGACGCCTAAGCCCGCCGCCAAGCCTGCTCGCCCCTGGTTCTCGGCCGGGCCGACGGCCAAGCGTCCGGGCTGGGAACTGGCGAAGCTGCCCACGAACCTGATGGGGCGGGGCATCCGCGCGCCGGAGGTGGTCGAGCGGTTCGCGCACGGCCTGCGGCTGACGCGCGAGGTGCTGAGCCCGCCGGACGATTACGTCATGCTCTACACGCCCGGTTCGGACACAGGGGCGGTCGAGGCGGCGCTGTGGTGCATGTTGGGCGAGCGCCCGGTGCAGGTGATCGCCTATGAGAATTTCGGCCTGACCTGGCTGGCGGACGTGAAGACGCATCTGGGGCTGGAGCCTGAGGCCCTGACGGCGCCGTGGGGCGAGCTGCCGGACTTGTCGAAGGTCGATCCCAAGAAGGACGTGGTGTTTCCGTGGAACGGCACGACCTCGGGCGTGCGCGTGCCCGACGGCGACTGGATCGCCGACGACCGCGAGGGGCTGACCATCTGCGACGCGACCTCGGCGGCGTTCGCGATGGACCTGCCGTGGGACAAGCTGGATGTGACGACCTTCAGCTTCCAGAAGGCGCTAGGCGGCGAGGCGGGCGTCGGGGTCATGGTGCTGTCGCCGCGCGCGGTGGCGCGACTGGACAGCTATCGGCCGGATCGGGCCGTGCCCAAGGTGCTGCGGATCGCCGACAAGACGGGCTTTGACCGGACGCTGGCGGACGGGGTGGTGATGAACACCTTCTCAGTCCTGACCATCGAGGACTGGATCGACGCCCTGGACTGGGCGAAGGCCGAAGGCGGACTGCCTGCCCTGATCGCGCGCACAGACGCCAACTATGCCGCCCTGGCCGAGTGGGTGGAGCGGACCGACTGGATCGCCTTCCTGCCGGACCGGCCGGACATCCGCTCGACGACCTCGGTCTGTCTGAAGTTCGTCGATCCGCGGGTGGCGGCGCTGGACGAGGCGGGGCAGAAGGCCTTTGTGACGCGGTTCAAGACTCTGCTGGAGGGAGAGGGGGCGGTCTATGACATGGAGCCGCACCGCAACGCCCCGCCGGGCCTGCGCCTGTGGTGCGGCTGTACGATTGAGACAGCGGATGTCGTGACCGCGACGCCGTGGCTGGAATGGGCGTTCCAGACGGCGGTCGGTGAACTGGCTCAGTCGGCGGACGGATAA